From the Salinimicrobium tongyeongense genome, one window contains:
- a CDS encoding site-specific integrase, translated as MANVKIVLRKNMIRKDGTIPLALRISENYKTNYHWLGQYVFEKDWDKTAGKVKRTHPNYRKLNNFLMKKLTEVNDIYFESKDRITPKQAKQKLKGPGGLKSFFALAAERIKDKYERGTFSVAKSELSILYNLEEFLNLKKSKNKSTVIKEIKERRRERISRAKRAEYMWMDGVNYFQKSTALRFQEIDEAFINKYKTFCLSYLNQTTRTVTNQLIFIRTLFNLAIKEGIIDQKYYPFAGEKEKIRIGSGNKIGLTIEEVEKIEVLKFEEGASIWHTHNVWLFAFYFAGIRISDVVKLKWSDFKDNRLYYVMNKNEKALSLKIPDKAEKILSYYRKDKILYNGYVFPFLKNVHPKDAEEIYIKTKNATKLLNKYLKRIAEECGIDKNLSNHIARHSFGNIAGDKIHPLMLQKLYRRGCKINSV; from the coding sequence ATGGCTAATGTAAAGATTGTTTTACGGAAGAACATGATAAGAAAGGATGGCACAATTCCCCTTGCATTGAGGATTAGTGAAAATTATAAAACAAATTATCATTGGCTTGGACAATATGTTTTTGAAAAGGACTGGGATAAAACTGCTGGAAAAGTTAAGAGAACTCATCCCAATTATAGAAAATTGAACAATTTTTTGATGAAAAAGTTGACCGAGGTCAATGATATTTATTTTGAGTCGAAAGATCGTATTACTCCCAAACAAGCCAAACAAAAATTAAAAGGTCCTGGAGGCTTAAAATCTTTTTTTGCATTAGCAGCTGAACGTATAAAGGACAAATATGAAAGGGGGACATTCTCTGTAGCCAAATCTGAATTGTCAATCCTCTATAATTTAGAAGAATTTTTAAATCTAAAAAAATCTAAAAACAAATCTACAGTTATCAAAGAGATCAAAGAACGACGTAGAGAGCGTATAAGTAGGGCAAAAAGGGCCGAATATATGTGGATGGATGGAGTGAACTATTTTCAAAAAAGTACAGCTTTACGATTTCAGGAAATTGATGAGGCATTTATAAATAAATATAAAACTTTTTGTCTTTCTTATTTAAACCAAACAACTAGAACTGTTACGAATCAGCTTATTTTTATTAGAACACTTTTTAATCTAGCAATAAAAGAAGGTATTATTGATCAAAAATATTATCCTTTTGCAGGGGAAAAAGAGAAAATTCGAATTGGTTCTGGTAATAAAATCGGTCTAACTATAGAAGAGGTTGAAAAAATAGAAGTTCTAAAATTTGAAGAAGGTGCTTCAATTTGGCATACTCATAATGTATGGTTGTTTGCTTTCTATTTTGCAGGCATACGTATTTCTGATGTGGTTAAACTGAAATGGTCTGATTTTAAAGATAATCGTCTTTATTATGTAATGAATAAGAATGAAAAGGCATTGAGCTTAAAAATTCCTGATAAAGCCGAAAAAATATTAAGCTATTACAGAAAGGACAAGATACTTTATAATGGATATGTATTTCCTTTTCTAAAAAATGTCCATCCTAAAGATGCTGAAGAAATTTATATTAAAACAAAAAATGCTACCAAACTTCTCAATAAATATCTAAAACGAATTGCAGAGGAATGTGGTATAGATAAAAATTTATCCAATCACATTGCAAGACATAGCTTTGGGAATATTGCAGGTGATAAAATTCATCCTTTGATGCTGCAAAAGCTCTATCGACGAGGGTGTAAAATAAACTCTGTCTGA
- a CDS encoding SusC/RagA family TonB-linked outer membrane protein gives MKQKLLVLIPLLVFCLTVYSQQAETPVSGIVVDAETGTPLPGANILEKGTSNGVMTDFDGNFEILVPADATLVVSYVGYTSHEVPVEGNSKLTINLKPDAATLDEVVVVGYGTQKKANLTGAVTTVDSEVLQSRPVPNVSEMLQGVVPGLNFQTSGLGGELNSGLSFNIRGSGTIGSGSNSAPLVLVDGMEANLDALNPQNIESITVLKDAAAAAVYGSRAAFGVILVTTKDGRLGIPTINYSNNFRFSSPLHVPNMMDSHTFALYWNEAAENSGQAPPFSQEVIERIIKYQNGDIDYGTVPNANGDRYQYYTGSNANTDWFEELYKDYSFSQEHNLSLSGGTEKTTYFTSARFLDQGGLLAYGEDRLEDYDFSGKLNTEISKYVRFNSSTRFSRREYERPTQQGGLFYHNIARRWPTVPVRDPNGNFGDSSGEIPQLVQGGRTNDLVDRLYLQGQLTITPLEGWNIYAIGNYKITNVNNHSEVLPAYAYDVAGDPYPVAVGWNSPGYSSVYEYNRKEDYFSTNIYSDYTFDFNEVHNFKVMAGYNSELTKYRTIGASRSGLITPDLPTIDTATDESRATEGQYQHWSVAGFFGRLNYNYKERYLLEVNARYDGSSRFINDKRWNLFPSVSAGWNIANERFWHLDKTIQLLKLRGSYGELGNQNTSNWYPFYQSMPVGTANGSWLLNGEKPNTASAPGLVSSLLTWERVTSWNVGLDMALLRNRLNLSVEYFNRKTLDMVGPAPQLPAILGTAVPRINNADMESTGVELEINWRDYIGDFNYSIRGTISDSKQKVLSYPNPTNNISDWYDGRAMGEIWGYKTIGIAKTDEEMQNHLANTSQSQLGSNWEAGDIMYADLNGDGEINSGDGTLENPGDLTIIGNSTPRYTFGIDMSGDYKGFDFRVFLQGFGKRDYMPNGPYFWGANGGMWQSAGFEEHMNFFRDENSPMVQAGLAEVNPNAYFPRPMFGSGKNQQTQTRYLQDASYLRVKNVQLGYSFGAFEKARFRVYVSGENLLTFTDMIDMFDPESIGLGGWNDGKTYPYSQVYSVGLNITY, from the coding sequence ATGAAACAAAAATTACTTGTGTTAATTCCACTTTTGGTGTTCTGTCTCACAGTATATTCTCAACAGGCTGAGACTCCAGTTAGTGGAATAGTTGTAGACGCAGAAACAGGAACACCGCTTCCTGGGGCAAACATTCTAGAAAAAGGCACCTCTAATGGTGTAATGACTGATTTCGATGGAAATTTTGAAATTTTGGTGCCTGCCGATGCCACTTTGGTAGTGTCATATGTTGGTTACACTTCACATGAAGTACCAGTTGAAGGAAATTCTAAATTAACCATAAACCTCAAGCCTGATGCCGCTACTCTTGATGAAGTAGTGGTTGTGGGTTATGGTACTCAAAAGAAGGCTAACCTTACGGGAGCGGTAACAACAGTAGACTCTGAAGTTCTTCAGTCCCGTCCTGTTCCCAATGTAAGTGAAATGCTACAGGGGGTGGTTCCAGGTCTTAATTTTCAAACATCCGGACTGGGGGGTGAATTAAATTCCGGACTTAGTTTCAACATACGTGGCTCGGGTACTATTGGCTCCGGTTCTAACTCTGCTCCACTCGTTCTGGTAGATGGTATGGAAGCAAACCTGGATGCTCTAAATCCCCAGAACATCGAATCTATAACTGTGCTAAAAGATGCAGCTGCTGCCGCTGTATATGGTTCAAGGGCTGCCTTTGGTGTGATTCTGGTTACCACAAAAGATGGCAGGTTGGGCATACCAACTATTAACTACAGTAATAACTTTCGTTTTAGCTCTCCGCTGCACGTTCCAAACATGATGGATTCCCATACATTTGCTTTGTACTGGAATGAAGCAGCTGAAAATTCGGGTCAGGCACCGCCATTTTCGCAAGAAGTAATTGAAAGAATAATTAAATATCAAAACGGAGATATTGACTATGGCACAGTACCCAATGCAAATGGCGACAGGTATCAATATTATACTGGGTCTAATGCCAATACAGATTGGTTTGAGGAACTATATAAAGATTATTCATTTTCACAAGAGCATAACCTGAGTCTAAGCGGAGGTACTGAAAAAACTACATATTTCACTTCTGCAAGGTTTCTGGATCAAGGAGGTCTACTTGCCTACGGGGAAGATAGATTGGAAGATTACGATTTTAGCGGTAAGTTGAACACAGAAATTTCGAAATATGTAAGGTTCAACTCCAGCACCCGGTTTTCACGCAGAGAATATGAAAGACCTACACAGCAGGGAGGCTTATTCTATCACAATATTGCCCGAAGATGGCCAACCGTACCCGTGAGGGATCCAAATGGGAATTTTGGTGACTCTTCAGGAGAAATTCCGCAACTGGTGCAGGGAGGACGCACCAATGACCTTGTTGATAGATTATATTTACAGGGGCAGTTGACAATTACACCTCTTGAGGGATGGAATATATACGCCATTGGTAATTACAAGATCACCAATGTAAACAACCATTCGGAAGTTCTTCCGGCTTATGCATATGATGTGGCTGGAGACCCTTACCCTGTTGCTGTAGGATGGAATTCTCCTGGTTATAGTTCAGTCTACGAGTACAATCGCAAAGAAGATTATTTCAGCACTAACATTTACTCTGATTACACCTTTGACTTCAATGAGGTTCACAATTTCAAAGTCATGGCCGGCTATAATTCGGAATTGACAAAGTATCGAACAATAGGTGCTTCAAGAAGTGGATTAATCACACCCGATCTTCCCACTATTGATACTGCCACAGATGAAAGTAGGGCAACAGAAGGCCAATACCAACACTGGTCTGTAGCAGGATTCTTTGGCAGATTAAATTACAATTACAAAGAAAGGTATTTACTGGAGGTTAACGCCCGCTATGATGGTTCTTCCCGCTTTATCAATGATAAACGCTGGAACCTGTTCCCTTCAGTATCGGCAGGCTGGAACATTGCCAACGAAAGATTCTGGCATTTAGACAAAACCATTCAATTGCTAAAACTAAGAGGTTCTTATGGAGAACTTGGTAACCAGAATACAAGCAACTGGTACCCCTTTTACCAGTCTATGCCCGTAGGTACGGCTAATGGTAGCTGGTTACTCAATGGTGAAAAACCAAATACAGCAAGTGCACCCGGTCTTGTAAGTTCCCTGCTTACATGGGAAAGAGTGACCAGCTGGAACGTGGGCTTAGATATGGCACTTTTGAGAAACAGATTGAATTTAAGTGTAGAATACTTTAACAGAAAAACTCTTGATATGGTAGGGCCTGCACCCCAATTACCTGCCATACTTGGAACTGCAGTGCCACGAATTAATAATGCCGATATGGAGTCAACCGGAGTTGAACTTGAAATAAACTGGAGAGATTATATTGGAGATTTCAATTACAGTATTAGAGGAACCATTTCTGATTCCAAACAAAAGGTGCTCAGCTATCCGAACCCTACAAATAATATTTCAGACTGGTATGACGGTAGGGCAATGGGTGAAATTTGGGGATACAAAACTATTGGAATTGCCAAAACAGATGAAGAAATGCAGAACCATCTGGCAAACACCAGTCAAAGCCAATTAGGAAGTAACTGGGAAGCCGGTGATATTATGTATGCCGATCTAAATGGAGATGGTGAGATTAATTCAGGAGATGGCACCCTTGAAAATCCGGGAGACTTAACTATAATAGGTAACTCTACTCCTCGCTACACCTTTGGAATTGACATGAGCGGTGACTACAAAGGGTTTGATTTCCGTGTATTCTTACAGGGTTTCGGGAAAAGAGACTATATGCCAAATGGCCCCTATTTTTGGGGAGCTAATGGAGGAATGTGGCAATCTGCCGGGTTTGAAGAACACATGAACTTCTTTAGAGATGAAAATTCACCCATGGTGCAGGCAGGGCTGGCAGAGGTCAACCCCAATGCTTACTTTCCCCGTCCAATGTTCGGAAGTGGCAAAAATCAACAGACACAAACCAGGTATTTACAAGATGCTTCATACCTAAGAGTAAAAAATGTTCAGCTTGGATACTCCTTTGGAGCCTTTGAAAAGGCGCGTTTTAGAGTCTATGTTTCCGGGGAAAATTTGTTGACCTTTACAGATATGATAGATATGTTTGATCCTGAATCTATTGGTTTGGGAGGCTGGAATGACGGTAAAACATACCCTTACTCACAGGTATATTCAGTTGGTCTTAATATCACTTACTAA
- a CDS encoding TRAP transporter large permease — protein MMSEVLILVLSFIILLSIGVPVAWSIGISCILTILASIDSLAAFTTVAQRMATGLDSFSLLAIPLFILAGQIMNQGGIANRLIAFAKALMGALPGGLIYVNVVAAMLFGAIAGSAVAATSAMGGILGPAMEKEGYSKQFGAAVNITASTTGLVIPPSNVLIVYSLASGGVSIASLFLAGYLPGILMGLALMLVAAVWIKKKKYPAGAPANLKNILVTFLQALPSLLLLVVVIGGIVSGIFTATEASGIAVLYCLILSFINKELKISDLHSVFLSSVGTTAIVMLLIATSMSMSWVMSYENIPQAVSDALLSLSDNIFVILLIINLLLLFVGTFMDMTPAVLIFTPIFLPVVTELGVDPVHFGIMMVMNLCVGLCSPPVGSVLFIGVSVAKTSIQKVIKPLLPLYVAMFIVLMLVTFIPEISLWLPRLFE, from the coding sequence ATGATGTCTGAAGTATTGATATTGGTACTCTCCTTTATTATCCTTTTATCTATTGGAGTACCTGTTGCCTGGTCAATTGGGATTTCGTGTATACTTACTATCCTGGCGTCTATAGATAGTCTGGCTGCATTTACTACCGTTGCACAGCGTATGGCCACCGGTCTCGATAGTTTTTCACTCTTGGCCATTCCCCTGTTTATACTGGCAGGTCAAATAATGAATCAGGGAGGGATTGCCAACCGGCTCATTGCTTTTGCAAAAGCCCTCATGGGGGCTTTACCGGGAGGTTTGATCTATGTTAATGTAGTTGCCGCCATGTTGTTTGGAGCCATAGCAGGATCGGCAGTGGCCGCGACCTCGGCCATGGGTGGCATCCTAGGGCCTGCCATGGAAAAAGAAGGTTATTCCAAACAATTTGGGGCTGCTGTGAATATTACGGCTTCAACCACCGGACTTGTTATTCCACCTTCCAACGTACTTATTGTATATTCCCTGGCGAGCGGCGGAGTGTCTATTGCATCGTTGTTTTTGGCAGGATATCTCCCAGGAATCCTCATGGGGCTGGCTCTCATGCTTGTAGCCGCAGTTTGGATCAAAAAGAAGAAATACCCGGCAGGGGCACCGGCGAATCTAAAAAATATACTGGTCACTTTCCTTCAGGCCCTGCCAAGCCTGTTATTGCTGGTAGTGGTAATTGGAGGAATAGTTTCAGGAATATTCACAGCGACCGAAGCATCGGGAATTGCAGTGCTGTACTGCCTTATCCTTTCTTTCATCAATAAAGAATTGAAGATAAGTGACCTGCACAGCGTGTTCTTGAGTTCGGTAGGGACAACGGCTATAGTAATGCTGCTCATTGCTACCTCGATGAGCATGAGCTGGGTGATGTCTTATGAGAATATTCCGCAGGCAGTGAGCGATGCGCTGTTAAGCCTGAGTGACAATATTTTTGTGATTCTCCTCATCATAAACCTGCTGTTGTTGTTTGTTGGAACATTTATGGATATGACCCCGGCCGTTTTAATCTTCACGCCCATTTTTCTTCCTGTGGTAACCGAACTTGGGGTTGACCCGGTTCACTTCGGAATTATGATGGTAATGAATTTGTGTGTGGGCCTGTGTAGCCCGCCCGTAGGCTCGGTATTGTTCATTGGGGTAAGTGTGGCAAAAACCAGTATTCAGAAAGTAATAAAACCTCTCCTGCCCTTGTATGTAGCTATGTTTATTGTACTAATGCTGGTGACTTTTATACCTGAAATTAGTTTGTGGTTACCCAGATTATTTGAATAG
- a CDS encoding RagB/SusD family nutrient uptake outer membrane protein: MKFIRYIFVILTTLLVMSCEVDDFLDREPLSDVTPDAYLNREADLAAYTIARYNFPTHGGWGIGTFAQDNHTDNQATTGYSNIWAPGEWRVPQSGGIWNFGNIRQLNYFLETVVPRWEAGEIEGTPQNVEHYIGEAYFLRAYEYFQKVEAVGDFPIVTKTLKDDLEELIAESKRRPRNEVARFILSDLDIAIELLQETPPNGKNRISKYAALLLKSRVALHEGSWLTYHKGTPFVPGGPNWPGTGLVNDFEISIDAEIDYFLTEAMDASSTVADAISLVPNIPNDDIGYNSSSNPYFTMFGSDNLESYEEVLLWRDYDPTLGVSHNVNHYINQNGGNSGYTRSFVDNFLMTNGLPIYAPGSGYAGDDFIEDVKVDRDHRLQLFMKAPGELRLIDATEPGGSPILIGIPEITGLQETKDVTGYSIKKGFSYLQSNTEGNNGSTGSIVFRAAEAYLNYIEASYLKEGTVNGKATEYWQAIRERAGVNPDFTVTIAATDISKEAENDFAAYSGGILLSDPVLYNIRRERRSELMAEGMRLFDLKRWRALDQLKSAPHIIKGFKLWGPMSEWYEDEDGNSILIEPGESGVPNVSSSDESDYLMPYRINVGSGNLVSDGYSWAYAHYLNPIATEHFLITTTGGASESVIYQNPGWTKEAGTGAKF; encoded by the coding sequence ATGAAATTTATTAGATATATATTTGTCATCCTTACCACCCTGCTTGTTATGAGCTGTGAAGTTGATGACTTTCTTGACAGGGAACCTCTGTCTGACGTCACGCCCGATGCTTACTTAAACCGAGAAGCCGATCTTGCCGCTTATACCATTGCCCGATACAACTTCCCCACACATGGGGGATGGGGAATTGGTACTTTTGCACAGGATAACCATACCGATAATCAAGCAACTACCGGCTACAGTAATATCTGGGCTCCCGGAGAATGGCGGGTACCTCAGTCAGGCGGTATATGGAATTTTGGAAATATACGGCAGCTTAATTATTTCCTTGAAACAGTGGTTCCAAGATGGGAAGCCGGAGAAATTGAGGGAACACCTCAAAATGTTGAACATTACATAGGAGAAGCTTATTTCCTTAGAGCTTATGAATATTTTCAAAAAGTTGAAGCAGTAGGTGATTTCCCTATTGTAACTAAAACCCTTAAAGATGATTTAGAAGAACTAATTGCAGAGTCTAAGAGGAGACCAAGAAATGAAGTAGCACGTTTTATCCTTTCCGATCTTGATATTGCAATTGAACTTTTACAGGAGACACCGCCTAATGGCAAGAACAGGATTTCAAAATATGCAGCACTTTTATTAAAATCGCGAGTAGCACTGCATGAAGGCAGCTGGTTAACCTACCATAAAGGCACTCCATTTGTACCAGGTGGCCCTAATTGGCCCGGAACAGGTTTAGTCAATGATTTTGAAATTAGTATAGATGCTGAAATTGATTATTTTCTCACTGAGGCGATGGATGCATCTTCAACAGTTGCAGATGCTATCTCATTAGTACCTAATATTCCTAATGATGATATTGGTTACAACTCCTCCAGCAATCCATATTTCACCATGTTTGGTTCAGATAATCTAGAGTCTTATGAAGAGGTTTTATTGTGGAGAGATTACGACCCAACTTTGGGTGTAAGTCATAACGTAAACCATTACATAAACCAGAATGGTGGAAATTCTGGATACACCAGAAGTTTTGTAGATAACTTTCTAATGACAAACGGACTCCCCATATATGCCCCTGGATCTGGTTACGCAGGAGATGATTTTATTGAAGATGTTAAAGTGGACCGCGATCACAGGCTTCAGCTTTTTATGAAAGCACCGGGTGAGCTCAGATTAATTGACGCCACAGAACCCGGCGGCAGTCCAATTCTTATTGGAATACCTGAAATAACAGGTTTACAGGAAACAAAAGATGTAACCGGATACTCCATTAAAAAAGGTTTCTCCTACCTTCAAAGTAACACTGAAGGAAATAATGGCTCTACAGGTAGTATTGTTTTTAGAGCTGCAGAAGCATATCTTAATTATATTGAAGCTTCATACTTAAAAGAGGGAACAGTGAATGGAAAAGCTACTGAATACTGGCAAGCAATTAGAGAAAGAGCTGGAGTAAATCCAGATTTTACAGTGACAATTGCAGCAACAGATATTTCAAAAGAGGCTGAAAATGATTTTGCCGCTTATTCTGGTGGTATACTTCTTAGTGATCCCGTGTTATACAACATAAGAAGAGAGAGACGAAGTGAACTAATGGCTGAAGGAATGCGCCTTTTTGATTTAAAACGTTGGAGAGCATTAGACCAGCTAAAAAGCGCCCCTCATATTATCAAAGGCTTTAAACTTTGGGGGCCTATGAGCGAATGGTATGAAGACGAAGATGGAAATTCTATCTTAATAGAACCTGGGGAAAGTGGTGTTCCTAATGTTTCTAGCAGTGATGAAAGTGATTACCTGATGCCATACAGGATAAACGTTGGTTCTGGGAACCTTGTAAGTGACGGATATTCTTGGGCGTATGCTCATTACTTAAACCCAATTGCCACAGAGCATTTTCTTATTACGACGACCGGAGGAGCATCTGAATCTGTAATTTATCAAAACCCGGGTTGGACTAAAGAAGCCGGAACAGGAGCTAAATTTTAA
- the uxuA gene encoding mannonate dehydratase: MTQIFEQSWRWYGPHDPVSLKDIKQAGARGVVTALHHIPVGEVWSLEEIQKRKDLLEESNRKNKFPLHWNVVESLPVHEHIKQGRADKAKYIENYKQSLRNLGKSGIFRVCYNFMPVLDWLRTNVQYQLEDGSTALLHDLEDLVVFDLFILKRKNAEEDYQPEMVERARKRFPQMKKEEIERLSKSLLMALPGDQQGFTLEKLRQGLESYDGVSAEQLRDNLVDFLKEVIPVAEDAGVSMAIHPDDPPWPVLGLPRIMSNIEDLEYIFSRVPQMTNGLTFCSGSFGASEKNDLPTIIKTYFNRIYFVHLRSVQREAHSRFYEANHLEGSAEMYKLVRTFYECQKGQKRAPIPMRPDHGHQMLDDLVKTTYPGYSAIGRLRGLAELRGLEMGIVKSFENE, translated from the coding sequence ATGACACAAATTTTTGAACAAAGCTGGAGGTGGTATGGGCCTCACGACCCGGTAAGCCTTAAAGATATAAAACAGGCAGGTGCCAGGGGTGTGGTCACTGCTTTACATCATATTCCGGTAGGGGAGGTGTGGAGCCTTGAAGAAATTCAGAAGCGAAAAGACCTGTTGGAGGAAAGTAACAGGAAGAATAAGTTTCCACTACATTGGAATGTGGTGGAAAGCCTTCCGGTACATGAGCATATTAAACAGGGAAGGGCCGATAAAGCAAAATACATCGAAAATTATAAGCAGAGCCTGAGAAACCTTGGCAAAAGTGGTATTTTCCGCGTGTGCTATAATTTTATGCCTGTGCTGGATTGGCTGCGTACCAATGTTCAATACCAGTTGGAAGATGGAAGCACGGCATTGCTGCACGACCTCGAAGATCTTGTTGTTTTTGACCTTTTTATTCTGAAAAGGAAAAATGCAGAAGAAGATTATCAACCCGAAATGGTAGAGCGAGCCAGGAAGCGGTTTCCTCAAATGAAGAAGGAAGAAATCGAACGGCTCAGTAAGAGCCTGTTAATGGCATTGCCCGGCGATCAGCAGGGTTTTACACTGGAAAAACTCAGACAGGGACTGGAGAGTTATGACGGAGTTTCAGCAGAACAACTTCGGGACAATCTGGTAGATTTTTTAAAGGAAGTGATCCCCGTAGCAGAAGATGCCGGCGTAAGCATGGCAATTCATCCAGATGATCCGCCATGGCCGGTCTTGGGGCTGCCCCGAATTATGAGCAACATAGAGGATCTTGAATATATATTTAGTCGGGTGCCGCAAATGACCAACGGACTCACCTTTTGCAGCGGAAGTTTTGGAGCTTCAGAAAAAAATGATCTGCCAACCATCATTAAAACCTATTTTAACCGAATTTATTTTGTGCATTTGAGATCGGTGCAGCGCGAGGCCCATTCCAGGTTCTATGAAGCCAACCATCTTGAAGGCAGTGCAGAAATGTACAAGCTTGTTCGCACTTTCTATGAGTGTCAAAAAGGGCAAAAAAGAGCCCCCATCCCCATGAGGCCAGATCATGGGCATCAAATGTTAGACGATCTTGTAAAAACCACTTATCCCGGATATTCGGCTATTGGAAGGTTAAGAGGTTTAGCCGAATTGAGAGGATTGGAAATGGGAATTGTAAAATCTTTTGAAAACGAATAA
- a CDS encoding PepSY-associated TM helix domain-containing protein, whose translation MKKKDKKSKSNFKKWIRQIHLYLGLLTGAVVFVVAITGCLWVFQEEIKALTNDLPEIEVRNTAVLTPLKAKALAEEVLPGRYVHGTLYGEENEPVEVIFYEMEPEFYQSVFLHPYTGEVLKVEDHMTGFFHFILDGHMYLWLPHEIGSQVVGWSTFIFFLMLVTGIILWWPKNKKMNKQRFSFDWKKTTKWKRKNFDLHSVMGFYVSFLAVVIVFTGLVMVFEWFAEGVYKSMGGEKEVVFTIPENTSGAFIATENPPIESLIEDLKKEYPEALDLEIHYPYTDTSSIYVEVAYQDGVYYSADYRFYDQNTLEEIETPSVYGVYEDAGFSEKVLRMNYDIHVGAIAGLPGKIIAFFASLICASLPVTGFLLWYGRKFKKKSPRFRARELEFT comes from the coding sequence ATGAAAAAGAAGGATAAGAAAAGTAAATCGAATTTTAAAAAATGGATAAGACAAATCCACCTTTACCTGGGGCTGCTTACCGGCGCAGTGGTGTTTGTTGTTGCCATTACAGGCTGCCTTTGGGTTTTTCAGGAAGAGATAAAAGCGCTTACCAATGACCTTCCCGAGATTGAAGTAAGGAACACTGCTGTACTTACCCCTTTAAAAGCCAAAGCTCTTGCTGAAGAGGTTTTACCTGGCAGATATGTACATGGCACGCTTTACGGAGAAGAGAACGAACCTGTAGAGGTGATCTTTTATGAAATGGAACCCGAATTCTATCAATCTGTGTTCCTGCACCCCTATACAGGCGAGGTGCTGAAAGTTGAAGACCACATGACAGGCTTTTTCCATTTTATACTCGACGGCCACATGTACCTGTGGCTCCCCCATGAAATTGGAAGTCAGGTAGTAGGCTGGAGCACCTTCATTTTTTTCCTCATGCTGGTTACGGGGATAATTCTATGGTGGCCTAAGAATAAGAAAATGAACAAACAGCGGTTTTCTTTTGACTGGAAGAAAACCACGAAATGGAAACGAAAGAACTTCGACCTGCATTCCGTAATGGGATTTTATGTGAGTTTTTTAGCAGTAGTTATCGTTTTCACAGGTCTCGTCATGGTCTTTGAGTGGTTTGCCGAAGGCGTCTACAAAAGTATGGGAGGAGAAAAAGAAGTGGTTTTTACTATTCCTGAAAACACTTCCGGTGCTTTTATTGCTACTGAAAATCCGCCTATAGAATCCCTCATCGAAGATCTTAAAAAGGAATATCCCGAAGCTTTAGACCTGGAGATACATTATCCTTACACAGATACTTCGAGTATTTATGTAGAAGTAGCTTACCAGGATGGTGTTTACTACAGTGCCGATTATCGGTTTTACGATCAAAATACCCTGGAGGAAATTGAAACCCCCAGCGTTTACGGAGTTTATGAAGACGCAGGTTTTTCAGAAAAAGTACTCAGGATGAATTATGACATTCACGTGGGTGCCATTGCCGGCCTGCCCGGAAAGATTATTGCTTTCTTTGCCAGCCTCATCTGCGCCAGCCTTCCGGTTACAGGCTTCCTGCTATGGTACGGACGCAAGTTCAAAAAGAAAAGCCCCAGGTTTAGAGCCAGAGAACTGGAATTCACCTGA
- a CDS encoding SDR family oxidoreductase translates to MNNLKDKVAVITGGNGVLGGAIALGLAAEGVKVGILGRTPETAQARVDEIVNNGGKAIALVADVLDRESLRSAKEEIEKQYGNVNILVNAAGGNQKGATIGPDQSFFDLDLDALDKVSGLNFKGTVLPTLVFASGMVEQKSGSIINISSLSAQRALTRVLGYSAAKASVDNFTKWLAVEMAQKYGDGIRVNAIAPGFFIGEQNRSLLLNENGSLTARGETIVNQTPMKRFGKPEELQGAANWLAGEGSSFVTGTVIPVDGGFGAFSGV, encoded by the coding sequence ATGAATAATTTAAAAGATAAAGTTGCTGTTATTACCGGTGGTAACGGAGTATTGGGGGGAGCGATTGCCCTAGGGCTGGCTGCTGAAGGAGTGAAGGTAGGCATACTGGGGCGTACCCCAGAAACTGCGCAGGCCAGGGTCGACGAGATCGTGAACAACGGCGGTAAAGCCATAGCACTTGTGGCAGATGTTCTTGACAGGGAGAGTTTAAGATCTGCAAAAGAGGAGATTGAAAAGCAATATGGAAATGTAAATATCCTTGTCAATGCTGCCGGAGGCAATCAAAAAGGGGCTACCATAGGCCCCGATCAGAGTTTTTTTGATCTTGATCTCGATGCGCTCGACAAGGTTAGCGGCTTGAATTTTAAGGGAACCGTACTTCCTACCCTGGTATTTGCCAGCGGAATGGTGGAGCAAAAAAGTGGGAGTATTATAAATATTTCCTCACTTTCTGCTCAAAGGGCGCTTACACGAGTGCTGGGTTATTCCGCAGCAAAAGCAAGTGTAGACAATTTCACCAAATGGCTGGCTGTAGAAATGGCCCAAAAATATGGAGACGGAATAAGGGTAAATGCCATCGCCCCCGGATTTTTTATAGGGGAGCAGAATCGAAGTTTATTGTTAAATGAAAATGGCAGTTTAACCGCGCGTGGCGAGACTATTGTAAACCAAACGCCAATGAAGAGATTTGGGAAGCCTGAAGAGTTGCAGGGCGCAGCCAACTGGCTTGCAGGAGAAGGATCTTCTTTTGTGACGGGAACGGTAATACCTGTAGATGGTGGTTTTGGAGCTTTTAGCGGGGTGTAA